From Paracoccus aminovorans, one genomic window encodes:
- a CDS encoding glycosyltransferase, which translates to MTKIISIFERLGMGGGGKIRAVHHRLNAFSEMPDFQPILLNLSHAPTQKENFLKLKADGVIFPQVEYLSLPEACAATDAAAALPLFDLAAEIGEAEASVRIKTTELGRIAKYRIREKDRRRTYTLVDDEIFQLSVTKSDGTREITDYARNRAIRWTRTKGDKFLLGRNFIDGKTYRMDRAFVRSFYEMVPWGPAITFFDGITSAYLSVATKSPRALFLHADHMNPDGKILHRAKLLIEGFAGEAIITATDAHRQQIASDLKPSAEVHVLPHFCEIAAKKETARKDLVTISRLDLEGKPIHECIQAFSRIKDEFPGINYLIYGEGAGRDQLENQINELGLADRVRLMGYTTTPLDVFRGALASIYPTMTEGFGLSILEALSCGCPVVSYDVNYGPRELIKPGKNGDLVPPRDIAAIAGALRRVLKQPKKFQRNTSHLLDRYTRDAYVRNYRGIAEKLMAIQAS; encoded by the coding sequence ATGACCAAAATCATTAGTATTTTTGAGCGCTTAGGAATGGGTGGCGGCGGAAAGATCAGGGCGGTGCATCATCGTCTGAACGCCTTCTCGGAGATGCCGGATTTCCAGCCGATTCTTCTCAACCTCAGCCATGCACCGACACAGAAAGAGAATTTTCTGAAGCTCAAGGCGGACGGCGTCATTTTCCCGCAGGTCGAATACCTGTCCCTTCCGGAAGCCTGCGCCGCCACCGATGCGGCGGCCGCACTGCCGCTTTTCGATCTTGCCGCGGAAATAGGAGAGGCCGAAGCCTCTGTGCGTATCAAAACCACCGAACTCGGACGTATCGCCAAATACAGGATACGGGAAAAAGACAGACGCCGCACCTATACGCTGGTCGATGACGAAATCTTCCAGCTGTCCGTCACGAAATCCGATGGAACCCGCGAAATCACGGATTATGCGCGAAATAGGGCAATCCGATGGACGCGGACCAAGGGCGACAAGTTTCTCCTGGGTCGAAACTTCATCGACGGCAAGACATACCGCATGGACCGGGCCTTCGTGAGAAGCTTCTATGAGATGGTGCCCTGGGGGCCGGCGATAACGTTCTTTGACGGAATTACCTCCGCCTATCTTTCCGTGGCGACGAAATCTCCGCGCGCCCTGTTTCTCCATGCCGATCACATGAATCCGGATGGAAAAATTCTTCACAGGGCGAAGCTACTCATCGAGGGCTTTGCTGGAGAGGCCATCATAACCGCCACCGATGCCCATAGGCAGCAGATAGCAAGCGACCTGAAGCCATCCGCCGAGGTTCACGTATTACCACATTTCTGCGAGATTGCTGCGAAAAAGGAAACCGCCCGCAAGGATCTTGTGACGATTTCCCGGCTCGATCTTGAAGGAAAGCCGATTCATGAATGCATTCAGGCCTTCAGCCGGATAAAGGATGAGTTTCCGGGCATAAACTATCTGATCTATGGCGAAGGTGCCGGGCGAGACCAGCTGGAGAACCAGATCAATGAGCTGGGTCTTGCGGATAGGGTCAGGCTGATGGGCTATACGACCACGCCGCTTGACGTTTTTCGCGGTGCCCTCGCTTCCATATATCCGACGATGACCGAAGGCTTCGGCCTATCCATTCTGGAGGCGCTTTCATGCGGATGCCCCGTCGTCTCGTATGACGTCAACTACGGCCCCCGGGAATTGATCAAGCCGGGCAAGAACGGCGACCTGGTTCCCCCCAGGGATATTGCGGCTATCGCGGGTGCGCTGCGGCGGGTGCTCAAGCAGCCGAAGAAGTTCCAGCGCAATACCAGTCATCTGCTGGACAGGTATACGAGAGACGCTTACGTCAGGAATTACAGGGGTATCGCCGAAAAGCTGATGGCTATTCAGGCCTCATAG
- a CDS encoding MmcB family DNA repair protein, with product MQHTEPFPDEVLPSKPGQRLQRGVARMLNGLGHAALAEFVPTGGLRVDVISISPKGEIWVVECKSCRADFVGDRKWQGYLAFCDRFFWAVDADFPEELLPEGSGLIRADSWGAELVRMAPESRLAGARRSRLLRDIARVSAGRLLALTDPMGVSDAAF from the coding sequence ATGCAGCACACCGAACCTTTCCCCGACGAGGTCTTGCCTTCGAAGCCCGGCCAGCGGCTGCAACGCGGCGTGGCGCGGATGTTGAACGGGCTGGGCCATGCGGCGCTGGCCGAGTTCGTGCCGACGGGCGGGTTGCGGGTCGATGTGATCTCGATCTCGCCGAAGGGCGAGATCTGGGTGGTGGAATGCAAGAGCTGCCGGGCCGATTTCGTCGGCGACCGCAAATGGCAAGGCTACCTGGCGTTCTGCGACCGCTTCTTCTGGGCCGTGGACGCGGATTTTCCCGAGGAATTGCTGCCCGAAGGCTCGGGCCTGATCCGGGCCGACAGTTGGGGCGCGGAACTGGTGCGCATGGCGCCCGAATCGCGGCTGGCCGGAGCCCGGCGGTCGCGGCTATTGCGCGACATCGCGCGGGTCTCGGCCGGGCGGCTGCTGGCGCTGACCGATCCGATGGGGGTCAGCGACGCGGCTTTTTAG
- a CDS encoding polysaccharide pyruvyl transferase family protein, producing the protein MFGIERPSDQDLKRLLDGELDDHNMYWAWPRHRTNFGDWIGPYIYLKRTGIKPRLAHAHQAGGDRTVYYTCGSILHLLTRKDAAVVWGSGVITATKRFARPKRSLAVRGPVTQDRLKRHGYDVPEVVGDPGLCLPFFHEGSSEKSHRLGVIAHVIDGLFWRSVEKFLPEGVKVIHLDKGFESVIDEITSCECTISSSLHGVIVSHAYGIPCAWVKSCASALSGDGAKFDDYFMSIGARARSTDAQKVQFPFRVDGYDFEICAPSRDLKAMAGQLLEVCPF; encoded by the coding sequence ATGTTTGGAATCGAGAGACCGTCAGACCAGGATCTGAAGCGCCTGCTCGACGGAGAGTTGGACGATCACAACATGTACTGGGCCTGGCCACGGCACCGCACGAATTTTGGCGACTGGATCGGCCCGTACATCTATCTCAAGCGGACCGGAATCAAGCCGCGGCTTGCCCATGCACATCAGGCCGGCGGCGATCGTACGGTTTACTACACATGCGGCAGCATCCTGCATCTGCTGACGCGGAAGGACGCGGCCGTCGTCTGGGGCTCCGGCGTCATCACCGCCACCAAGCGTTTCGCCCGGCCCAAGCGCAGCTTGGCCGTTCGCGGACCGGTGACGCAGGACAGGTTGAAACGGCACGGATACGACGTCCCGGAGGTCGTCGGCGATCCCGGGCTGTGCCTGCCCTTTTTCCACGAAGGGTCATCGGAAAAATCCCATCGTCTGGGGGTCATCGCCCATGTGATCGACGGACTGTTCTGGCGATCGGTCGAGAAGTTTCTTCCCGAGGGGGTAAAAGTCATCCACCTCGACAAGGGCTTCGAAAGCGTCATCGACGAAATCACATCGTGCGAGTGCACGATATCTTCCTCGCTCCATGGCGTGATCGTCTCTCACGCCTATGGCATTCCATGCGCCTGGGTGAAATCTTGCGCGAGCGCGCTGAGCGGGGACGGTGCGAAATTCGACGACTATTTCATGTCGATCGGCGCCAGGGCGCGGTCGACCGATGCGCAGAAGGTGCAATTTCCCTTCAGAGTGGATGGCTATGACTTCGAGATTTGTGCGCCAAGCCGCGATCTGAAGGCGATGGCAGGCCAGCTTCTGGAGGTATGCCCGTTCTGA
- a CDS encoding DUF6324 family protein, giving the protein MSINSESDIAANLQIGPTDRGMVRIYVEGEGVDLPLDFDPDEAEEIAEELLAAAEAARAMGAPAKPKKPRR; this is encoded by the coding sequence ATGAGCATCAACAGCGAAAGCGATATCGCGGCAAACCTTCAGATCGGCCCCACCGATCGCGGCATGGTCCGAATCTATGTCGAGGGCGAGGGCGTGGACCTGCCGCTGGACTTCGATCCCGACGAGGCCGAGGAAATCGCCGAGGAACTGCTGGCGGCCGCCGAAGCCGCCCGTGCCATGGGCGCGCCCGCCAAGCCTAAAAAGCCGCGTCGCTGA
- a CDS encoding DNA gyrase inhibitor YacG has product MKCPICGKPAAERYRPFCSRRCADVDLARWFRGDYRIPAEPVPDSDDKE; this is encoded by the coding sequence ATGAAATGCCCGATCTGCGGCAAACCCGCGGCCGAACGCTATCGGCCGTTCTGTTCGCGCCGCTGCGCGGATGTGGACTTGGCACGCTGGTTCCGGGGCGATTACCGCATCCCCGCCGAACCGGTGCCGGACAGCGACGACAAAGAGTAA